Within Streptomyces sp. SS1-1, the genomic segment CGACGTCGATGGGGGCCTCGCCCCCGCCGGCGGTGGCCGCCCAGGACGCCTGCAGGAACTCCTGCGAGGTCGCCACCAGGTCGGCGGCGCGGGTGCGGACCCGCTCCGGGTCGGCGACGACGGTCATGGCGCCCTTGGGCAGGACGTCGAGCAGCAGCTCCATGTCGTCGACGAGGACCGGCGCGAGGGACTCCATGCCCTCGACGGCGATGCCCTCGGCGATCTTGCCGAGCAGCTCGCCCAGCTCGGGGTGCTCCTCCGCGAGCACCCGCGCCCGCTCGCGCACCTCGTCGGTGAGCAGCAGCTCACGGCAGGGCGGCGCCCACAGGCCGTGCTCGGCGACCTCCAGGGAGCGCTGGTCGGCGACCTTGAAGTAGCGGATCTCCTCGACGTCGTCGCCCCAGAACTCGACGCGCAGCGGGTGTTCCTCGGTGGGCGGGAAGACGTCGAGGATGCCGCCGCGCACGGCGAACTCGCCGCGCTTCTCGACGAGCTCCACGCGTGCGTACGCGGCGGCCGCGAGGGCGTCCACCACGGCGTTCAGGTCGGCGGTCTGCCCGGTGCGCAGGGCGACCGGCTCCAGGTCGCCGAGGCCCTTGACCTGCGGCTGGAGGACGGAACGCACGGGGGCCACGACCACGGACACCGGTCCGGTCTCCGGGTCGTCGGTCCGGGGGTGGGCGAGCCGGCGCAGCACGGCCAGGCGGCGTCCCACGGTGTCGCTGCGGGGGCTGAGGCGCTCGTGGGGCAGGGTCTCCCAGGACGGGTACTCCACGACGCCCTGCTCGGGCAGCAGGGAGCGCAGCGCCGCCGCCAGGTCCTCGGCCTCCCGGCCGGTCGCCGTGACGGCGAGGACGGTACGGCCCGTCTCGCGGGCGAGGGCCGCGATCGCGAAGGGGCGGGCCGCCGGGGGGCCGACCAGGTCGACGTGCATGCGGTTGCCGTCCGCGGCCGCCGCGATCGCTTCCGCCAGGGCGGCGTCCTTGACTACGGCGTCGAGCAGACCGTGCAGACTCATGGAGGAGCTTTCCGTCCAAAGGGATGGGCAACGCGAAGGGCCCGACACGGGAGACGGGCCGGGTGTTCCAGCGTACGTCGCCCCGAGGACGGACGCCGGGGCCTGTGGACAACCCGCGATCACCGCTGCGGCTCCCCTGACCGGCCCCGGCCCCCTCACCCGCCCCCTCAGGGCCGGGCGCCCCGCCCCCGCCACGTAAAGTCCCCCCATGCCCACCCGCGCCGCCTCCGCGACACCGGACGTCTCCACGGACCCCGCGATACCGGGAACCGATCCGCGTGCCGGGGAGTCGTCGCCGGCCGGGGCCGGGCGGTGGGACCCCTGGGTGCTGGCCCTCACGCTGTTCGCCGGATACGCCGTCGTGTCGGTCGGGCGGTACCGCCATCTGGGGCAGCGCTCGTGGGACCTCGGCATCTTCGAGCAGGTCATACGCTCCTACGCGCACCTCCAGGCGCCGGTCGCGGATCTCAAGGGGCCGGGGTTCAACATCCTCGGCGACCACTTCAGCCCGGTGACCGTGCTGCTCGCGCCGCTCTACCGGCTGTTCCCGTCCTCCGTCACCCTGCTCGTCGCGCAGGCGGCGCTGTTCGCGCTGTCGGCCGTCCCGGTCGCCCGGGCCGCCGCCCGCCTGCTGGGCCGGGGGCGCGGGCTTGCGGTCGGCGTCTCCTACGGGCTGTCCTGGGGCATCCAGCAGGCCGTCGACTTCGACTTCCACGAGATCTGCTTCGCCGTGCCGCTGCTCGCGTTCGCGCTGGAGGCGGTCCTGGCCCGGCGCTGGCGGGCCGCCCTGCTGTGGGCGCTGCCGCTGGTGCTCGTGAAGGAGGACCTGGGGTTCACGCTGAGCGCGCTGGCCGTGGTCGTCGCCTGGCGGGCGCGCGACGCCTCCCCGCGCGCGGCCCGGTACGCGGTCGGCGTCGCCGCGTTCGGGGCGGTGGCCGTCGCCGTCACGCTGCTGGTGCTGATACCGGCGTTCAACTCGGCGGGCTCCTACGACTACTGGAACAAGGTGGGCGAATCGGGCGGCGGGGGGCCGCTGGACGGCCTGGACACCAAGCTCCGCACCCTCGGCTGGATCCTGATACCGACGACCGGGCTGCTCGCCCTGCGCTCCCCGCTGCTGCTCGTGGCGCTGCCCACGATCGGGTGGCGGTTCGTCTCCTCGTACCCGCAGTACTGGGGTACGGACTGGCACTACAGCGCCGTCCTGATGCCGGTCGCCGCCCTCGCGCTCGTCGACGCCGTGCACACGTCCCGGCACAGCCCCCGCCCATGGCTGCGGTCGTACGCCCAGCACCTCCCGGCGGCCGTCGCGGGCGCCTCGCTGGCGCTGACGACCTCGCTGCCGCTGGCCGCCGTGACCGAGAGCGAGATCTACCGCAAGCCGGAGCGGGTCACCGCGATCGAGCGGCTGCTCGCCGAGGTCCCGGACGGCGCCTCCGTGGAGGCGAACATCGCCCCGATCAGCCGCCTCACCTCGCGCTGCCGGGTGTTCTGGGTGAGCAACACCCAGGGCGTCGACCCGGACTACATCGCCCTGGACAACTCCCGCAAGCGCTACCGCGACGTCGAGGCGTACGCCCGCACCCTGCACCCCGGCGCCCGGTACGGCGTCCAGGGCACGGCCTACGGGGTCGTCCTGCTGGAGCGCCAGGGCCGGTGAGACGAGCGGCGGCCCGGCCGGGAGGGTGTCCCCTCCCGGCCGGGCCGGGCCCGTCCCCCGCAACCCCCGTGTGCGGTGGCTACTCGGTCGCGATGGCGTTGAGCACGTTCATCCGGCCCGCCCGGAACGCCGGCACGAGGGCGGCGAACAGGCCCACGAAGGCCGAGCCGACGAACACCCCGGCGATCGTCCCCCACGGGATCTCGAGGACGTCCAGGCCCTCCAGGGCGAGCAGCCGCTGGGCGGTCGCACCCCAGCCCATGCCCAGTCCGAGGCCCAGCAGGGCGCCGAAGAGGGCGATCACCACGGACTCCATGCGGATCATGCGGCGCAGCTGCCGGCGGGAGAGGCCGATGGCGCGCAGCAGGCCGATCTCCCGGGTCCGCTCGACCACCGACAGCGCCAGCGTGTTCACCACGCCGAGGACCGCCACGATGATCGCCAGGGCCAGCAGGCCGTAGACCATGTTCAGGAGCTGGCCGACCTGGTCCTTCAGCTCCTCCTTGTAGTCGGTCTGGTCGCGGACCTGGTACTGCGGGTACGGGTCGAGCGCCTTCTTCAGGGCGGCGTACGCGACGTCCTGCTTGCCGTCCTCCGCCTTGGCGAACATGATCACGTTCTGCGGGACGCGGTCCGCCGGCAGGTACTTCCGCAGGGTGTCGATGCTCAGGTACCGGGCGCCCTGGTCGATGGCGGTGTCGTCGTCGGTGATGGCGGCGACCTTCAGCTTCGCCGTCTCACCGCCCTTGAAGGCGACGGTGATCGTGTCGCCGACGCGCACGCCGTGCTTCTTCGCGTAGTCGCTGCCGACGGACATGGCGTCCTTGCCGTAGGCGGCGGACAGGGTGCCCTGCGTCGTCGTACGGCGCAGGTCCTCGGCGTACGTCGGGTCGGCGGCCGTGACCCCGGAGTCGTCGGTCCTGCCGTCCGGCGAGGTCAGGGTGGCGTCGACGCTCTTGTAGCGGGTGACGTGGGCGAGGCCCGGCGTGTCCTCCATGGCCTTCTCGGCCTGCGGGACGATCGGCTGCTGCTGGCTCTGCACGATGAAGTCCGCGCCGACCGACTTGTCGAGCTCGCTCGTCGCCGAGGCGACCATCGAGGAGCCGACCACCGACAGGCACGCCACCAGGGCGAGGCCGATCATCAGGGCGGCACCGGTGGCGCCGGTGCGGCGCGGGTTGCGCAGGGCGTTGCGCTCGGCCATGCGGCCCACGGGCCCGAACGCCCGCAGCAGCACCGCGCTGATCACCCGGACCACACCGCCCGCGAGGAGCGGGCCGATGACGACGAAGCCGATCAGGGACAGCACCACACCGCCGCCCAGCATCAGCGCGCCGTCGCTCGCCTTGTCGGCGGTGGCCGCCGCGTACAGGGCGGCCGCGCCGGC encodes:
- a CDS encoding DUF2079 domain-containing protein, which encodes MPTRAASATPDVSTDPAIPGTDPRAGESSPAGAGRWDPWVLALTLFAGYAVVSVGRYRHLGQRSWDLGIFEQVIRSYAHLQAPVADLKGPGFNILGDHFSPVTVLLAPLYRLFPSSVTLLVAQAALFALSAVPVARAAARLLGRGRGLAVGVSYGLSWGIQQAVDFDFHEICFAVPLLAFALEAVLARRWRAALLWALPLVLVKEDLGFTLSALAVVVAWRARDASPRAARYAVGVAAFGAVAVAVTLLVLIPAFNSAGSYDYWNKVGESGGGGPLDGLDTKLRTLGWILIPTTGLLALRSPLLLVALPTIGWRFVSSYPQYWGTDWHYSAVLMPVAALALVDAVHTSRHSPRPWLRSYAQHLPAAVAGASLALTTSLPLAAVTESEIYRKPERVTAIERLLAEVPDGASVEANIAPISRLTSRCRVFWVSNTQGVDPDYIALDNSRKRYRDVEAYARTLHPGARYGVQGTAYGVVLLERQGR
- a CDS encoding ABC transporter permease, whose translation is MTVVKTSLRNFFAHKGRMALSAVAVLLSVAFVCGTLVFTDTMNTTFDKLFAVTSSDVSVSPKDAEDEDDGAGTGRPASLPASVVEQVASAEGVKKAEGAVTSMNVTVVNADNKNMGSSTGAPTLAGNWTENDLRSMEITSGHAPRGPTEVMVDADTADKHDLKLGDELRTIAATGDIRAKIVGIASWKVTNPGAAVVYFDTETSQRALLGATGRFTQVSVTAADGVSDTQLKRNVAQALDGSYKIQTAKENADENRKDVGEFMDIIKYAMLGFAGIAFLVGIFLIINTFSMLVAQRTREIGLMRAIGSSRRQVNRSVLVEALLLGFVGSVLGVGAGVGIAVGLMKLMSMAGMNLSTDDLTVKTTTPVVGLILGVVVTVLAAYLPARRAGKVSPMAALRDAGTPADGRAGRVRGLIGLVLTGAGAAALYAAATADKASDGALMLGGGVVLSLIGFVVIGPLLAGGVVRVISAVLLRAFGPVGRMAERNALRNPRRTGATGAALMIGLALVACLSVVGSSMVASATSELDKSVGADFIVQSQQQPIVPQAEKAMEDTPGLAHVTRYKSVDATLTSPDGRTDDSGVTAADPTYAEDLRRTTTQGTLSAAYGKDAMSVGSDYAKKHGVRVGDTITVAFKGGETAKLKVAAITDDDTAIDQGARYLSIDTLRKYLPADRVPQNVIMFAKAEDGKQDVAYAALKKALDPYPQYQVRDQTDYKEELKDQVGQLLNMVYGLLALAIIVAVLGVVNTLALSVVERTREIGLLRAIGLSRRQLRRMIRMESVVIALFGALLGLGLGMGWGATAQRLLALEGLDVLEIPWGTIAGVFVGSAFVGLFAALVPAFRAGRMNVLNAIATE